The following DNA comes from Papaver somniferum cultivar HN1 chromosome 4, ASM357369v1, whole genome shotgun sequence.
CTCTGGATTATTCCCGCCCGAAtatgcttaactgcagagttttctgctaactctggagccaattgggCTGAAAAGATCtcagtgttaggaaaggacaaaccattactgatatttcattcggccaaccactgccaaaTATCGGTATTACAATGAAATCAATCCTAAGCTCATTAAagaatctagtaacaagttataaAGATGGTGTCTATattgcaattacgaagttcaaaagatacgcgttatacttcgtaatttgaCATACATAAGTTGTAAAAGAACTTGTATATTCTtgcttgacactttgatcataataagacgatcaagtctctaatactagagtttcatgtatataacttcaactTGAGAGTAATGTAGAAAGAAATAGAAACAAGTCaaatcttgtattactaacctcgagaaAAGAATGGTGTTTTCATtgttgtcgatacgtcttcacatttttccaggtcttcagagtaataattgtatgtctcaacatttctagacttcctagtctaacctaacaaagttgactctagtaatctaatctaACGACTTTGAGTTtgaaataaaatatgacaaccaacgtTGACATATCAACACTtggagggttcaaccgagcaatgctttaacagagTGAAACACACAAATGATTCATGGACATTCTAAACAAGAAAAACATGATTTATATCATAGGCCTTCCCTAGAGTTCAGTTAGGTTACATATCAAATTACCTAGCGAGATTACAAGAAAGAACTAAAATGATGATTTAACGAaagtcaaataataaaaatatctatAAGGTGGTCAATACCAGCATGATCTTACAGAATCGATAAAATTGTTGACCCTGTTATGTCTTGAGCATATTCCCCTAATCCTACATTAATCATTAGTATGCTTGCACATTACAAGATTTAAAAAGACCCACCCTGATTCCCCTTTTATCTAAAAGGCATATAAATTATGAATGTTAATAAAGTGTAAGATTAAAAATAAAGTGTAAGAGAGTATAACTATTACGTTGCCTCTATGTTGTCAACTAATAAGATGCGATTGAGAAAATGCAAAAACCAATAAGAACTCGTTCGAAGTTCTAAGACTCCAGCCTATGATTAACTTTGACAGGACTATCAAATCATCTAGCGAGGTGGAAGTAAAGAACTAACCGGATAATTTCAGTGCATGCCACATAAAAACATATCAAGTAAATAACGAGTACTAGCAAGATCCTAGGCAATAAGAAACATGGGGATTGTTGATCCTATTATATGCTTAAAATGTATGCTTCTGACAAACAACATTCTACATTTCCACATCATAAGATTACACAAGTTCAACATACTGATATACCCTagtctaaaataaaataataacactCGACTAAGGAACGATTAACTCACATGCTAAAGATTAGACATGTGCGAAAAAACTGCATAAGGAATCCCCAAACTCGATAACACTCCCCTTATAATCCCATAAGGAAAATACATATGCATGCTCGTAGCTTGTTCTGCCTTATTCTCTGTTGTACTCTAGAAGGTATTTGAGATGAAGAATCTGTAACAATTATACCAGTGTACCTGACTGTAGGCAAACATTACATACAACTAGTATGCCCAGACATACAACTCTCTATCATGGGAAAACCAAAAATTATGATTATCTTCTCCTGCAAAACATATCAAACAAAATATGAAACTAATAAAGGATAACGAAACTATTATTAATTGAAGCTTGATAGGCATAAATTAGCTAATCAGTAGCGTAAACATAAACCTATAGAACATGTAATGGTGTAAAGATACATTCTTAAGACTATAATAAGATAAGTGGCGTAACATAAATACAATCACAAACCTAAAGGGATAGAGCTAAGAAAACGAAAGAGAATACCCAAACTATCATGTACCTTGAATTGAGTTCTGGTCATCGAAATCCTGAAATACAACAGACAATTTTTGGCAAAAGCACATGATTCGTAAAATAAGAATACGTCCCATCCCCTCTTTCGTAGTTTAAAATCAATACATTTCTAGGGTTTTAGAAACAAAACTATGAATTCAATAATCGAATCAATTCATTTTATTCTCAGAAACGAAAACAAACGaaatggaaaaaagaaaagagtAGGAAACGTTTTCGATGGAAGATTTTCAACTTCTTTTGCATCTGAAAATGGAGAGATAAAAAGAGAAAAGATcattttcaaaagaagaaaatttgaaattaaaacacacgtatgaaaaaaaatataaaaatctaaAACTGGAAAAAGATGATCGCCGTGTCATCGATAGGATTGATTGGCGGTAGGCTAAACAAAatcattaattaaattttttctgTCAATAAATAAGGACCAAAATAAATTTCCACTAGGGACCACCTAAAATATTCGTTTCTCGAGATCTTTCCCAGGAGTTTAAACTAACTGCCCAATCGCCGCACATCATGAATGCGACCGACAGCCAGCAGGTTAATTCTTGGTTCTATCTCTCCTGGCAGAGCAGCTCCGTTGACCACTTGCCGTTTCAGTCAGGGCCTTTCAAAGCTCATCAATTTCTCATCGACGTAAGTAACACTAGCGTAGCCCACTCCTCTAATCCGACAAAAGAGAGGCTGTTTCCCCTGATGGCTTGCTTATCTCCTCCATCTACTTTCCCTCTCCAAGCTCATAATCTGGACTCAAAACCAACTGAAGAATGGTTACTATCTTCGCTCAAATCTCCAAAAACTCCAATGCAACTCAAAACATTTCATGCCCATATCATCAAAACTAATCTCACGCAAAATGATCTAATTTTTGGACAACTTTTTTTATGTTGTTCTATTTCCAATGCAATGAACTATGCCACTGATATCTTCTCAAATATTCGTAAACCAAAACTCTTCTTCTACAATGCCATGATTAAAGGCTACTCACAAAATGGGCACCATTATAAAGCCTTACAAATGTACTCCCTCATGCGCTCTCGTTCCGTTTCTTGCGATTCTTTTACATTTCCAGTTGTTTTAAGATCAGTTTCAAGTCTTAATGAAATTCAGACTGGGAAAGAGTTGCATGGGGTTGTTATGAAAATGGGTTTGTATTCAAAACTGATACTTCAAACTGCACTTATTGATATGTATTGTTCTTGCGGCTCAGCGGATTCTGCACGTTTCATATTTGATAGAATTCTTGAAAGAGATGTTATTTGCTGGAATACAATGATAGCTGGATATGTTAAATGTGGGGAGTTTAATAAAGCACGAGAGCTCTTCGATCGGAGTCCTTCGAGGAATGTATCGTCTTGGAATACTTTGGTCGATATGTATTGCAAAACAGGGGATATTGAGATTGCAAGGCAGTTTTTCGATGAGATGCCTGAAAAAGATATCATAACTTGGAATGCTATGCTCTCAGGGTATGCTAAGATTGGAGAATGTGAGTCTGCGAGGAAATTGTTTGATCAAATGGTTAAGAGAAATGTTGTTTCTTGGAATGTTTTGATTACTTGTCATGTTCATAATCGACGGTTCTTGGAAGCACTGGATTTGTTTAGAATGATGCAAGTTTCAGATGTTAAGCCGAACGAAGTCACGGTTGTATCCGTGATTCCAGCTTGTGCTCATCTAGGGGCACTTGAGCTAGGGAAGTGGATTCATGGTTATATTAACAGAAATCATATTAAGATGGATGTCTATGTTAACACTTCATTGATAGATATGTATGGTAAATGTGGAAATGTCGAAGAAGCTATAGGAGTTTTTGATAATGCAAAGGTGAAGGATACGTTTTTGTTTAACACGATGATTGAAGTCCTGGCAATGCACGGGAGAGCAGAAGTGGCATTCAGGATCTTCATGTGTATGAGAAGAGAAGGCCTAAAACCGAATGAGGTCACTTTTATTGGTCTCTTGAAAGCTTGTAGTCATGTTGGCATGGTAGATACTGGACTAAAATACTTTGAGATGATGAGAGAGGAGTTTGGTCTAACACCAAAGGTAGAGCATTTTGGGTGCATGGTTGATCTTCTAGGGCGTGCGGGGCATTTGCAGGAGGCCCATGAGCTAATAACGAAGATGCCGATGGAGCCTCATCCAGTGGTATGGGGATCATTACTTGGTGCATGTAAGATTCATGGAAATGTCGAGTTAGCAGAGGAAGTAGCACTTCGTCTTGTAGAATTGGAGCCTCAAAGTTGCGGGAATTATGTACTGTTATCAAATATATACTCCAAGGCCGGTAGGTTTAATGAGGCTGTAGAGTTAAGAAAGATGATGAAAGAAAAGGGTGTGAAAAAGCAACCTGGGTGCAGTTCGATCGAGGTAAATCATGTTGTGAGTGAATTCTTTGCAGGAGATCGAGCTCATCCCAAATGCAAAGAGATTTATGAACAACTGGATAAAATGGTTAAGAGATTGAAAGCCGAAGGATATGAACCTTGCATCTCATCTGCATTGCATGACGTGGATATGAATGAAAAAGAGCAGACACTAGTACACCACAGTGAAAAGTTGGCTGTTGCTTTTGGACTTATAAGTACCGATAATAGAACTCCGATACGGATTGTTAAGAATTTGCGTGTTTGTGACGATTGCCATATTTTTATGAAGATGGTCTCTAAGTATTATGATAGGCAGATGGTTATCAGGGACTGCAGCCGTTTTCACCATTTCAGTAATGGGTCTTGTTCATGTTCTGATTACTGGTAACTGGTATTATATCGTGCTCAACTTCAAACTATCCAGAATGACCATTTGTATATTTATTCTAATGTAATAGTATCTGAACAACGGGTAGCCGGTAGCATATTACAAAATGCGGACCCCGGTTTTTCTATGCGAATTTACCCAGTGTGTTAGGTGATTTATTGTTGGACTTGGAATGATTTTTCATCAGTAATCTTTGCAGGAGGCAGGAGAGATCTCCCTCCTTAAAATGTGAAACCTGTTGCAGTCCCTGAGAATATCTCTGTCATACAATCCCCGCATGCTCTAATATTCTTTGCCACCCTTATTGGGGAATGGAGTCTTAGACTCTTTGGAGTTGTACTGACTTATCACTATGATGACATAAAGCTTGCCTCTTCTCTTCCTCCATGGCATCGAACAAAACCTGACTAGTTTTATGGAACATATCCAAACTCCTTCAGCTTTTCCGCAACATCGTCTAACATTGAATAAATCTCCTCCGATCGCGGGTGCCTGCCATCTCCAACTACAAACTCATGAATCACATTGTTTACCTCAATCCAACTACATCCCGGAGTCTTCAAAATCCCTCTATCTTTCATGAACCTCCTCATCTTGATAACTTCTTCCCATTGACCCTTGGAAGCATAAAGATTTGACATTATAACATAATTCCCATCATTGAACGGTTCCAATTCAATAAGTCGCTCCATGGCTATCTCTGCTAACTCAACATCACCATGAGCACTACAAGCATTAAGTAATGTCCCCCACAAGACACCATTCCGTTTAATTGGCATGTTTTTCATTATCTCATAAGCTTCTTCCAAATAACCCGCCCTTCCTAGAAGATCTACCAAGCATCCGTAATGCTTGATATGAGGTTCAATCTCGAAATCCCTTGTCATTGAATTGAAATGCTCTTGACCCTTCTCTACCATTCCTGAATGTGTACAAGCTGATAATACTCCAATAAATGTTATATGATCTGGTTTTTTTCCGGTCCTGAGCATTTTCTTAAACCTCTCAAGTGCTGATTCTCCATATCCATGCATTGCTAGTCCACCGATAATCGAATTCCAAGTAGAAACGCTCCTCTCTGTTAGCTTATCGAAAACTTGGGAAGCTTTATCGACATACCCACATTTCATATACATGTCTATAAGTGCAGTAGCCAAGGTTGGATTAAGAAAAACACCATTCTTATGGATATACCCATGAACCCATTTCCCCATTTCAAAAGCTCCTAAATGAGCACAAGCAGATAAAACATTAACCAAAGTGAACTCATTTATCTCAACACCTTCAATTTGCATTCGATGAAACAAAGCAAGTCCTTCACTATACTTCTTCTGTTTCACATAACCCATGATCATCGCAGTCCACGAAACGACATTTCTTTGGCACATTCTATCAAATAGTTTTCTTGCATAATCAAGATCACCGTAATTAGAATAGAAACCAATCAAAGAAGTTTGAAAATATATATCATCGGTTTTCAAACTTGGGTTCTTGATAACAAGTGAATGAATCACTTTCCCTTGATTAAGACAAGTACAAGCTTTAATAAGAAATGGGTAGGTGAAATTATCAGGTTTAAGTTCATGACATTGCATCTGAATATACATTTGTAAGCTTTCATTACAAGTACCATTTAAGGTATAACCTCTAACCATGGTGTTGAACAAAAATGTAGTTTTTTCGCAAATTCCATCGAATACTCGATTAGCGTATTCGGTGTGGTTTGAATTTACTAATGCTTCAACAAGTTTAGAGAGTAAAAGTTTGGTTTGATGAGATGGAtagtttttgatgatttgagtgtGGATTTGTTTGTATTGCTTTACAGTAGTACATTCTTTTAGTAATTTTAGATGTTGAATTTTGGATTGATTAGTAGGGATTTCAGATGATTTGATGGATACTGGGATTTGGGTTTTCAAATTTAAAACTACGTTGGGATTCGTGTAAGAAATCATGATAAGGTAACAAAAAGATTGGAATGAAGTTCAGTTGGGCCTTAAATAATCTTGTGTCTTGGCCACACAGCCTCAGTAAAGCGTCATTGTTCAACACGCAGGCAAGTTCTGGCTTGTTTTGTTCGAATTCATTTACAGTGACGAGACTCTCCAGAGGACTCCTTGATATCCTCTGCAATCTTTCTACAACATGAGAAAACTATTACTCTCCCGTTTCTAAAAAATATGCCCGTTTATGAGTTTACTAAGAGCAGttactatggactcaacaaatcaaagatttgttcattttgatcccattatggactcaacaaacatgaaaaatgaatgGGCAAACCAGCAAATTTATTGGTTTGTTGTGAGATGGAAGAACATGCACGCGCTTGATGGAACGTTGGGCGGTTGAGACACACTCGCTGGCGTGGGTCTCAAACTCGCCCATTATTCCATCACACGCCAGCGTCTCTGTTGAAATCTCTATGTTTTCCCAAAACCGCCAACGTACTTCATCCGATGGTTGTTACTCCTTTTTGTTTCCCTATAAATTCTCcaaacttaaaactcacaccttcttcatctttacctcaaaatttcactatttcataccatctcaatactcatttttcttttatttcaaacaaaactattcatatcaacTCAATCTACCAGAAAAAATCTCATCTCTATAAATTTCGTTCCTAAAAAATATGGCATCCTCGTTGCACCGATCACAACAACGATCAaaacaacaaacacaacaacaaaaacaacaacaaacacaacaagATACACCACAATCACAACCAAGAAACACAAGAATTCATGGTAtcaagtatacgatggatgaagacgagtTAATTTGTagaaattatgtattatatacattagatgaaatcaatggtatttatcaagaaaaaaaatttatgaaaagattttacaaaaaatttgtGAAGAAACCGGTAACATCAATAGACGTGATACCGAAgggttgtctcatcgttttcaCACAATTTCAGCATCTGTTAGTGAATATGTAGCTTTGATCATACAAATTTGGCGCAACAAAAAAAGTGATGAAGGCGAACTGGAAGTGCaacgaagatgtcgggaagagtggcaaagatcccacaaaacgagcttccaacatgaaacttatttcaccattttgagggtgcttaacaagtttaatccatacttaCGGGAAGGTAATCAAGTGCTTGCAAAatcaccacatggtccaatctCGCAGTATTTTCATAATAGTGGGCCTGCTTTCTCACCTGAAGGAACTGGATCTCCATATACCGGGTCTCCAAGTAGTCAGGAACAAAACAACTCTATTCTAAACGTTAACACCAATGTCAAGAAAAGAAGAGGAGGAGGTCAGAAAGCTGCAAAAGCAGCGAAAGACGCAACCTAACGAGCATTAGAAGGAGGTTCAAACGAGTTCAACTATGCTAAGCACAAGGCATTCGAGTTGAAGGTAGAAGCAGATAGAGTCAGGGACCGTGGAATTGCTATATAGTAACAACAAAAAAGTCGTCTTTCGTGAGAACAATACTACAGGGATTGTAAGCTAAACAAGCTACTCTCCTTGAAtacttggtaggttgggaaacctacaataaaatactgcaagtgcacagtgtttaaatagcagaacaatggcaagtacaggtcgttcccacgaggagtgtaacatactactactaattaatatcgaAACTAACTAAtcaacaagatgatgtttgaacgattttcagaaattttgaacaaaatgaaataataataattctaacagtaaacaaaatgagagcgggttattaggattttcggtttccaccaattaattatgcaaattctactagtcattaaaaatatattccatgcattttcaaatattgtttctccgctgtaattttcttcgcttcatgggtagtgattctaaagcattacctatcaatcctaaagcatatcacgtcaaagaacttaaccaaagcacgccatatcaattgaaaagcataaataatcaagaaaatcacatgaacaataaaataccaatcCATACGAAGAAAAagtactagtcattcaaatcattattgagcatataaatgtagagtttacacaattaaattggtttctatctaaaccctaacatgactctagctagacatggatttctcaaaagccataaacatattaaaatcaaactctagctaatgaaaatgaagattcgaaaacaaaacttcaaaacccttctctacttacggccctGTGGCCGGGCTCTCCTTTCAAATAGTCGACatcccttcttataaccttccctttcttttatttcattaatcaaagaatcaaaataaattattctatgaaaatatcttgcatgcaagttgatgtcgtcatcagtatctttccccaaatagtatttccaccccgttcttccaatgaaataataatctctccttatttccaaaatctcccaaatgaagaaagagttactttattttcaaaataatttcacgtgtaaatattcctcaattaattcttcacattggcaaataaattatctttcccggtggaatatatttgtaataaagtaagaaagataaaatactcccattttcattttgcatgtgccaaccccactttgatttcaattcatttgttgcgtttgtgcctcgcctatgaaacaattttatgctgctgatatatatggagataccaggccagctacattttgtcatttttttcattgtggttgctgatatatgaaaataccaggccaaacccatttcatcattgtggttgctgatacatggaaataccaggccaacccagctgctgatacatggaaataccaggccagcataataaggttgctgatatatagaaattccaggccagcataattgatcattgtggttgctgatacatggaaataccaggccaaacagattttatcattgtggttgctgatatatggaagtaccaggccaaccacatttttccattttcgtcgcaaacaccattaagtctcacattttgatgtttattcgctggatgatcgaattcacttgtactttctactaaagcactaaaatagtattagtaactaaaatattgtatcataactaatataaatatgggtataaaatgtagcatatacatgcttatcaatacTTCAACAATGAGTGCAAGACAACTTACTGTATGGACTAAGGAAATGGATAAGGCCGAACAACAACAAGTCCCTCAACAAACTGGCCAGTATGAGAATgtggaagacgacgaagatgatgcctcggaagaaaaagaagatgaatacaGTCTTAATAACTGATTTTAATTCTTGTTTAGCagttaagtttaatttaattgtactcgtttatttaaaattacttttaatataatagccttaattttaattttaggtgGAGTCGTCTaaacaaacaactttaaattaAGTAAcacattaattaaaataaacaacaataaaTTGAAAATAACATCTATATGCCTCTTCCTCGCCCCCGCGCATCGTCTCTTGCTCCTTTTAAATCCCAAAGGTGCTTAATTAGATCTTGTCTTAGTTGTGCATAGATTCCCCGATTTTGGAGTATGTCAGTggcaagtctatattctcttgACGGATGCCCATGCTCCACCACAAGATtcggcctcaaatcttcatctggaaaactagtccaggttgggtcacgtctggtttcttcaatgaccatgttatgcagaatgataTAAATCAACATAATTGtgttcatttcttgaagatcaaaaaagCGTGTGGGCCCAGCTATGATGGAAAACTTCCTTTTCAGTATGCCAAAAATGTGTTCAACATCCtttatgcatttcatttgttgggtgttaaagtACTTCATATCCTTCGAAGTCGTCGGTCCAAAACCTACCTAACtataagcttgaaccatagttgaccatTCAGGATAGATTCCATGTGCTAGATAACAACCCCGAGTGTAGTGATGACCGCcgatggtgaaattacagtgcaACACAGTCGCATTCTTAAGATCATCAAACAATGGTGATGTATACAAAATgttgagatcgttatttgaacccggAAGTCCAAAAAAAGtatgccaaaaccaacaatcataagtagctgaaacttccaaaattacagttggttttagatgatgacccttatattggcctgaccattcaaccggacacgcatgccacgtccagtgcatgcagtcaagactaccttGCATTCTTGGAAAACCCCTCGCGGTGTTTTctgcagttattctttgaacatcttcctgagtagtctttcttaaaaaggttgaaccaaaatgctcgactattgtttcgcaaaaaaatttgagatacctaaaggcggTTGTTTTTCCAATACGTATGTAATCATCCGTGGAATCTGCTGGTACCCGGTAACATAATATACGGAGGGACGCAATGACATTTTGTTCGGGACTAAAGCCTCATACATGTcctgcatcatactgataattaaataaaggttgtacaTGACAAAGCTTGGCAATAATCCTTTGCGCCAAGTTGTGTCCCATGCGGAATCGTCGCTGAAAATCCTCATCGGAATAGACacaatcatgattaaaataatcatgcatcaccTTGTCGTGGTGAAAATTTCGATCTCGCCACGTCTATCTTCTAGTCGTGacttcatatggctctaaaggctttggtatgatcctgatttgtaattgcaacataaaattttaCCTTATTCTATCTTGaattgcatcttcatccatttgacgcaaaaactccatacaaatttttcctcttcttcatacAACTTTTCATCCGATATCttcctcagaagaatcaaaatcaggATTCTTTGAAAATCGAAAgcaattgaaattaagaaaatattgatcggatgaaagattgttgtgaaTTTGTGAGATCAAACCCGAGTTGTATTTATGGAGGTATAACTAGCCGTTCCGGTGACCGTTTAAAAGTAGCCGTTGGCGGTCTTGGTTCAAACGCCAACGGTTCTCCTACACACTCCAGCGGTTATTCTACAAACTCCAGCGGATATTCTTCAAACGTCAGCGGCAGCACTTCGTCCTGGCGCTTGACGGTCAACCGCTCACTTCTTTTCCATAGTGCAAAACCACATTTGACCATCCACTTGGCTCAACAaaagtttgattttgtatatttccataggaattgcccttatcTATTCATGGAGGGATTAgttctttctattttttttctcttttaacaCAAAACGGGGACCACTTCTTTTTCACTCTTTATTCTAATATCAAATGAATAGAACCAAGgacaaattaagaaaaaatatgaaaaaatggcTATAATGATTAGCTTTCTTAATCTTTGTGCAaaccaaacaagcctattttttttagaaatggaGGGTGTAGAAGCTTGGAATTGATGTGAAAATGTTATTACAGAAAGAATTATAATTCATCTGAAACATACAGACTAAGGAGTATTTATATGACTTGCATGACCTGCACACGTGCATTACGTTGATAATATTCAACAAACTGACTAAATATCCTAATATACCCCCATGAGATACTACTTACACAACACAATAATAGCTTGTAACCAagcaaagaaaaaactaaaaacactACAACAACCCTCATACTGATAACTAACAATCAGTTTGAAGTGAAACTAAAACAAACACATAGCAACAAAAACTAAACATCATTTAACAACTATTTAAAAGCCTCAACAGGTCGAATTTGTAGACAAAGTGTGAGGATACAAAAGTAATAGTTGATGTAACAGATGATGAAGTAGAAAATAACAACACTAGAAGAACTATCAGCAGTAATAACAATAATTCGCAGCACCAACAAAGAACCAATAACAATGTTAGCAGTAGGGGCTCCCATCAAAATTAAACCAAAGAAGTATCGAAAATATTGAGAAACTATTAACTGCAACATCGACTTCAGTAACAACATCAAAGAAAACAAACTTTGAAAAAGTATCAAGCAACAAAAGAATGAGAAAATTCTAACAAGTAACAATAACATTCTCCAGCAGCAAGATGTCGTAGAAACAAGCTAAACACAGATATTAAATGAACTATTGAGCTGGGAGTTACGACACAATAACCAGTCAACGCAGTAAAGTATAAGCATTATTAGTAGTAGCTCAAATATTTCTCTGGTGTCCTATGTTGGTTAAGAGACTCAACTTGATTCTTGGTGTTATCTGTTGATTAAGAGACTCAACAATTGATATATATTTAGAAACTAGTTTTTAGAACAAGAATCTGTAAAGATAATGATCAACAAGTGACCAAAC
Coding sequences within:
- the LOC113271388 gene encoding pentatricopeptide repeat-containing protein At3g62890-like codes for the protein MNATDSQQVNSWFYLSWQSSSVDHLPFQSGPFKAHQFLIDVSNTSVAHSSNPTKERLFPLMACLSPPSTFPLQAHNLDSKPTEEWLLSSLKSPKTPMQLKTFHAHIIKTNLTQNDLIFGQLFLCCSISNAMNYATDIFSNIRKPKLFFYNAMIKGYSQNGHHYKALQMYSLMRSRSVSCDSFTFPVVLRSVSSLNEIQTGKELHGVVMKMGLYSKLILQTALIDMYCSCGSADSARFIFDRILERDVICWNTMIAGYVKCGEFNKARELFDRSPSRNVSSWNTLVDMYCKTGDIEIARQFFDEMPEKDIITWNAMLSGYAKIGECESARKLFDQMVKRNVVSWNVLITCHVHNRRFLEALDLFRMMQVSDVKPNEVTVVSVIPACAHLGALELGKWIHGYINRNHIKMDVYVNTSLIDMYGKCGNVEEAIGVFDNAKVKDTFLFNTMIEVLAMHGRAEVAFRIFMCMRREGLKPNEVTFIGLLKACSHVGMVDTGLKYFEMMREEFGLTPKVEHFGCMVDLLGRAGHLQEAHELITKMPMEPHPVVWGSLLGACKIHGNVELAEEVALRLVELEPQSCGNYVLLSNIYSKAGRFNEAVELRKMMKEKGVKKQPGCSSIEVNHVVSEFFAGDRAHPKCKEIYEQLDKMVKRLKAEGYEPCISSALHDVDMNEKEQTLVHHSEKLAVAFGLISTDNRTPIRIVKNLRVCDDCHIFMKMVSKYYDRQMVIRDCSRFHHFSNGSCSCSDYW